GTGTTGTAAGTATCCTTACTGCACATAATTCTTGAATTGCAAATGTGTTTTTCTAATACAATTATTGTGTTTCAACTGATTCAGGCATATGTTACTCAAGAAGATGTGTTGTTAGGGACACTTACTGTACGAGAAACTATATCTTTCTCGGCCAACTTGAGGCTTCCGAACATGTCTTCTAAAGAAGAAGTAAAACAAATTGTAGAGGCAACTATAGTGGAAATGGGACTTCAAGATTGCGCTGATCGGCAGATAGGAAACTGGCAGTTAAGAGGCATAAGTGGTGGAGAAAAGAAAAGACTCAGTATCGCCCTCGAAATTCTCATACGACCCCGTTTGCTGTTTCTTGATGAACCAACCAGTGGCCTTGACAGTGCATCAGCATTTTTTGTCATTGAATCTATCAAGAATCTTGCTCGAGATGGAAGAACCGTTATCTCCTCTGTCCATCAGCCTAGTAGTGAGGTTTTTGCTCTGTTTGATGATCTTTTTTTACTATCCGGGGGTGAAACTGTTTACTTCGGAGAGGCAAAGGTGGCGGTGAAGGTATTTTGTGGCGAAGCTTCCCGTTTTTCCGTGAACCTTTGCTTGTTTTCTTAGAATCTTTATTTTGCTTTTTCAGTTCTTTGCTGAAGCAGGGTTTCAGTGCCCAAGCAGGAGGAATCCTTCGGATCATTTCTTGCGCTGTATTAACTCAGATTTTGACGTCGTGACAGCCACTCTGAAAGGGTCACAAAGACTACTCCAGGTATGAATTCTGAAACAAATTTACTCACTGTCTTTACTGCAATTAGTTTCATTCTTTCGTCAGTTGGATTTTATGATGAATATATGCTAAAGATTCTCTTTATTGCATGCACCTAGTTTCATTCTTACGTCAATTTGATTTTTTGATGAATCTATATTGCTAAAGAAAATCACGTTCTAGCTCGGTAATGACAGGAAACACACAAATCATCAGACCCTTTTATGAATTTGGGAACGGCAGCTATTAAATCAGCGCTCGTTGAAAAATACAAGCACTCAGATTATCCAAGAAAAGCAAGATCAAGAATACGGGAACTATCTGCCATAGTAAGTAACTCATAATCAAGTGATCTTCCGTTACACTAAATTTAGTTCCTCGTGGCTCTTGCTTTGATGGTATTACGTGCTTTGCAATCTTGGTAGTGAACAATTTGTCTCCTGTTAGTATACTAGAAACATCGAGGTTGCATTTGGATGGATCAATTTGAAATCTattgttttcaattatttttttaattgttaataaTGAAACAATAAATGAAATCTTAAATCAATACCTTGCTTATTTGCAGATTTAAACTGCATCCATTATCAGGTGAACTTGAAATCAATAATAgctaatatgaaatattatataaatatgaagTTGTAGATTTAAAGTCTATgatttttttcctcaaaaatACTATTTGAAATCTATAAATCCATTTAAACAAACTCAATCTTAgagtaaattttgtttttgtgcAATTTTGATATGGTTAGATTAATAAAAAGATCTTGAATTGCAGCAAGGACTTGTTATTGAAACAATAAAAGGAAGCCAAGCAAGTTGGTGGAAACAGCTTCATACTTTAACGCACAGATCATTCTTGAATATGCATAGAGACATTGGCTATTACTGGTCACGAATAGTAATATACACCACGGTTGCTTTATGTGTTGGAACTCTATTCTATGACGTCGGCACTAGTTATACAGCGATCTTGGCTCGGGGAGCTTGTGGCGGATTTATCACCGGATTCATGACTTTCATGTCCATCGGAGGCTTTCCATCCTTTATCGAAGAAATGAAGGTCAAACacgaaaaagaaagagagacgACTTTCACTGAACTTAGAGAGAAAATTAAAGAGACATTAACTacttttcttaattttcttggTAAACAGGTCTTTTATCGGGAAAGGCTTAATGGTTATTACGGCGTTGCTGTGTTCATACTGTCGAACTTCCTCTCCTCCTTTCCATTTTTGTTTGCAGTAGCCATCGTTACTGGGACAATAACATTCTATATGGTGAAATTCCGGCCCGAGTTTTCTCATTATGTCTTCTTCTGCCTCAACATTTTTGGATGCATTGCTATGGTAGAGAGTGTCATGATGATCGTAGCTTCACTAGTTCCCAACTTCTTAATGGGGATCATAGCTGGTGCCGGAGTTCTTGTAAGTGTAAACGTATATATACAACAACCCTATTTAATCCTCTACATATATGTCCTTACCATCACTATGTATTTGCAGGGGATTATGATGATGACTGCTGGATTCTTCCGTTTGCTATCGGATCTTCCAAAACCCGTTTGGCGGTATCCCATTTCATACATCGGCTATGGCGCATGGTCACTGCAGGTTcgttttataataaaattttaaaatactatcTACAAGTTCAAGTTAAGAAAAACCCCAAAATTCGGTTAGCATGCAAGAAATGCACcaaaaaagttaatttttattaacatgCTGTTGTTTCAACGTACGATGGAGACAGGGAGCTTACAAAAACGACATGCTTGGTCTTGTATTCGATCCTCTAGTATCTGGAAATCCAAAACTAAAAGGAGAGGATGTTGTTCGGAATCTATTCAAAATACCATTAGATCACTCGAAATGGTGGGATTTGTTAGCAGTATATGGACTTATAGTAGGTTACAGGCTTCTCTTCTTCGTTATTCTCAAGTTGAAGGAGCGATTATCGCCCTACTTTCAGTCGCTTTACACGAAAAGAGCATTGCATCGTTTCAAGAACCGGCCCTCGTTTAAGAGAAAGCCATCATTCCCTTCGAAGAGGTACCAGAACCTGCATCCGTTGGCTTCCCAAGAGGGCCTCAACTCACCTATTCCTTAGTTCTTTCGTCAAACATTTGCAGTAAATCAAAGTGCCTTTCACTTGAAAACTTTTACTGTTGTCTTGCATAAAACTATTGAAATTTGTCTTCAGTGTTACTGCAATAATTGTTATGAACAATATAATTTTGTtgcttcaaattttatttaactatATGAGTAATATATTACACTTGAGATTCATGGTATATTTGTGTTGAATTCATGTCTCATGTATACTGCTGTGCAAAagaaagagaataataatctttatctatatctatataaatGTAGATAATGAAAAAAGTTTTTGTATTGTGATTTTACGACATtgttcaaaaattatatattgtttgTAATAAGTGCATGGGCATTGGTGGAAAAGTATATAAAATTTAGGAGcaaatttgagatattgaaATTTGTAGAATTCAatgtattgtttatttattaaattgatgtatttatttttttgaattcatTAAACACATGAGGAATATAAcagtgtttttatttttttttaataaaaattgcaatataagaaattttgaaaataatgttacgtaaaaattgaatagatatttgataataaaaatacattagagaaacaatatttttttgatacataattcttagaaaaatattaaaagaatagatttttgaataaaaatatatttcattaaaaatatttaaaagacatttaaaaaatatatatttatctattaTACTTATAAAAGCGTACAAAGAATGACAAAGTTTTTCATTATACATTTTCTACTATCTCATTAAATTGTGTATTATTAGAGTAATTGCACGAAAATTTTCTACATAATTTTCAATAAATCTAATAACAATTATACATTAAaactgaatatttttttaataataaaaatattttttttatctatgtCTATATTCAAGTGTGGATCATGGGCATCTTTATACtacttttaaatgttttatcattttaattttctctctatatgttattttattattttaatacaattttgtaattatatttttagttcagTTTTTATTTAAGTAAAAAATTATAGTATCATAAgaagatatataaaaaaatttatatatgcaATAGTAGAATAAGATgataagtatataataatataataatatgaaatttaatactaatatattttatgatttttaactAAGAATTGAAAGTaaatagtttaataaattatttagaagaatttatatcaataattattaatgttaatatattaataatattgtaAAATATGAATCTCTTATAAGAATAAGAAGAATTtagctataaaaaaaattaaagattttagtagtacttttttaaaaaaattatatctcagacaaattataaattcaataaaaaaattgacaGTATTTGAAACATCTACTAATAATATTTAAGATGTAGTAATTAAGGATCTAAAGATAAACCCGATCATGGTTTTCAATAACAgtgaaaccaaaatcaaaactgAAATCTTTTATTGGCTTCAGTTCCAAAATCAGttctcataatatataaatctaAGGCATAACTGTTAAACAATTATTTTCACTGTCTCACATATTTTATgtctattttatttgatatttaaaaatggatcatagtattaatttttaaaaaaattatatatcagacaaatttataaattcaatatacaaaatttgatagtatgtgatcttttgatttataatttttaatttctatatatgttttttaattatttatgaaattttaagaaaataataaaattcacaGTCAAAAAGTAACATTGAATATAATTTGACTATGATACaattataaaacttaaaaaacaaatgatttaaattgttCAACATTACgaattatttgatattaaaatatatatcatagaaaacaaataatttgaaatgtCCAATTTACATACATATATAAGCATTAAGCACATATAAATGcacaataaatatataaaacaattATTCGTATGTGAAGGCTTTATGGAAAAATATAaactatataatttttaaaaattattcattaactaatgcatatgaaaattacttgattgtaaaaaaaaatcatatattcacatctaatttttttaagtaagaTAATAAATAtccatatgaaaattttataatgtaaaacatatatattttttattttgtaaaaattaaaaaaaatgaaaatctaaagaaaaaaataattataacaaaTGCATATGTTATATgcatgattattttattaaattgtatatgCATTTGCTTGTCAAAATCAATCATGAATCAAAATCTTAAATATGTAATGCATGAAAAAGAGATATTAATGAGCAATTAAAAGTCACGTAAGTTTATTTTctattgtaaaataaataaatatatatatatatatatatgaaataatcGTTTTAATAAATTGTTGAGAATTTATTATTATCCaaagttttggtgattgacaaAATCAAGATAGCACTTCACTATTTCAAGAAACAGCTGCATATCTTCTGTGTAACAGGTATCAGTTCAACCGTATTACTTACCAACCGGACTGCTTCTTAACCGACTAAAGCAAAAAGAGTCTAACCTTTTGAATAAAGGATTTACTTAAGAAGCCTGACCACTTGACCTTCAGACCGCTGATAAGTCGACCGCTGATAAGTCAACCGCTGAAAAGAAGACTCTCAATCGGCTGATTCGAAGACATCATTAAAGAGGGTTATTTATTGCCTACTTAATGAAAAACATTCTTTGACCGGTTCAGGACGTTCAATAGTTTGCACTGCCTCTACATTAACTTGTTCTTGCATCAGTCCCAAGAATGATCTGTgttagacttattttaattgtagtgatgagagtcaaaaccagTAGGTGATGATGGTAAAAGCAGAGGAAAATATAAATAGCAGAAGCACTCGTATCGCTAAAACAGAAGCAGTACTTATCGAGTATTTCTTAATTAAACTTAACGGTTTGCAAAAGCAGAAGCAGAACGTAGCCTAAGCAGAAGCAAAACTTAACGTCTTTCGTTTGATAGTTACAAGTATTAATGTTATTGTTACCTTACATAGTACTAGTATTAATTACACCATTTAATGTTGTACGAAGTCATGTAACACGCCTTACtagttttggtataaaacaaagACTGATTATTCTGAAGCTTTCTGCATAACCCTTTTTCGGTGATAAAGCCGATTCACTCATAGTCAATtaaagaagccgttttgtttatagacatTGGATTCAATGTTTCTATATATTAAATGATCAATCTAATATAGAAAACAACGATCATTATTAACAAGGAACACATTCTCTGTCTATCATTTCAACGATGTTTTGAGCAATCAAGAACTACTCTTTATCTTCAAGCTCAATATACAGAAAAACAGCACACTCTTTATAGCAGATATCTGATCTTCTGAGATCGTCTTGTGCTGCTGTTTCTTTATCTCTTCACAAGATATTCACCTTATTACATCTtattgagaagagtttgtaatatGGAAAATAGTCTTTTCCAGAACATTGTTGTATTCATTATATTGTGttgtgaaactaagagtttcagtagacGAAGTGTATGTCCTACTGAAGTAGGTTTGTACAAGAGTTGTACTGtaaaaatcaaagtcttttaatgaTACCTTCtgaaaacagaagaaggggagacgtagaaaatgtcatcttcgaacttccagaaacaactactatctactgcctactgttttattGTTTGCACCTCAAACCATCAGATCATTTCCACAAAAAttattgtgatctgctggaAATATATTCGAACAAGATaagctataatctctaacagAATTCTAGCACCTTTGCAAAAACGTCGAAGAAAGGAAcgagtttattcaacccctctaaactctaaatcgatccccaacaatatatatattgcatgaatGTTGttgcatttattatttatatgcatatCAGTATATGTATTCTATGGAAATGAGTAAATGAATGGTGATTAGTGACGTACATGACACTCAAGAATctgtcaaaaaatatttaactcAGACTTATCGAATAAGATTATAGTAGAATAATAAATTGTTTGTCCAATTATTAGTTCTAGAtgttattttaatgaaataattttatcattttttcctTCTAATTTCAGCGTTAGCTTATTCTCAACTCACTATTTTACACATGCCATAATGAGGTATTTCTTGGAAAGTCTGAGTTGATTTGTGTATTTTCGGAATTGTCTTTCCATTTATTAATTGTGTATTGGTTTTTTCTAGCTCTAATATTGCATTGTGTATTGTTTTtaactattatattatattatatattatagtaaattttACTTTATTCTATTTAGTTGTTGCATTCAATATTTCAATCACTACATTATATAAGTtttgcaaataaatttaaaaaaaaaacaaattccaaACATTTGTATACATGATTATATACTTTTtagtttagtttttattttctttatttattaattaattgattttaaatattctTCATGAATTaataatgaattttaattattaattcaagaatatataattataaatataaatatagtcTAAATCTATACAaatgtatataataatatatttataagtaTAAATATAAATCTAATCTAaatctatataaatatataataatctatttatttttattacctatatatattaatgaaccgtgttgagtgcaataattgtccttgtttggtagagcaatcgaacgtggtgcttgagttgttgtgcggtttaaaagatttgagttgcactattacaaccagctataacttttggtaaagaaacaagcgctcggtcctacaattgatatcagagccaaggtcacgagttccattttcatttattgcaaggagtgcaattattgggatgGAGATTGTTGTGTGCAAAAATTGtccttgcttggtagagcgatcgaatcatagtgcttgagctgctgtacggtttaaaaaatttgagttgcactattaccaccagctatagcttttagtaaagcggcaagcgctcgtcCTACAAAtggtaattaatttaataatatatataaataaagagTCAATGTTTGAAAAATGTGCATTGTCTTTTTCATGTCATTTtcttcattaaattaaataataaaataatattattttgtttagtttaatttgtattgtttttattaattaattaatggatTTTAgttattaattcaaaaatatataattataaatataaatctatataaatacatgaatgttgttgcatttattatttatatgcatatcagtatatttattatatggaGTTGAGTAAATTAATGGTGATTAGTGAGGTGAATGACACTCAAGAATCAGTCAAACAATATTTAATTCAGGTCTATCAAAGAATATAGAATACTAAGATTCTAATATTGTATTGTGTATTGTTTTCTagctaatatattatattatatattatagtaaatttcaatttattatatttagttATTGCATTCAATAGTTTAATCACTTCGTCATATAAGTTTTgcaaataaatttaagaaaaatacaTTCCAAACAATTGTATACatattatctttttattttagtttagtttgtattttatttatcaattaattaatggattttaattattcttcattaattaataattaattttaattattaattcaataatatataatcataaatataaatctaatctaaatttatacatataaatataataatatatttatttttcatgttattctcttcattaaaataaataataaaataatatacttttgtttgtttattctttattaattaattaattaattaatgtgttttaatattttttcattaattaattaattttaattattaattcaagaatatataattataaataaaaatataaatataaatctaaTCTAaatctatataaatatatataaatataaatcacaTGAATGTTGttgcatttattatttatttgtatatcAGTATATGTATTCTATGGAGTTGAGTAAATGAATGGTGATTATTGAGGTGCATAACACTCAAGAgtcaatcaaataatatttaattcagGCATATCGAATAAGAATATAATTGAATAATAAATTGTCTGCCCAATTATTAGCTTTGGATGTTATTTGAATGAaatatgtttttcattttttctttctaatttcAGCTTATAGTTAGCTTGTTCTCACTTAACTATTTTACACATGTACCCTAATgagatatctatatatataaaagtagaGTTGTTTGCTATATTTAGTAAGTTCTCACCAAAATTTTTactaaataagaaaataaaaaaattatttcataatatatttaataatattacaatt
This window of the Primulina huaijiensis isolate GDHJ02 unplaced genomic scaffold, ASM1229523v2 scaffold9501_ERROPOS106556, whole genome shotgun sequence genome carries:
- the LOC140970585 gene encoding ABC transporter G family member 15-like isoform X2, coding for MTGNILLNGKKQRLDYGGVAYVTQEDVLLGTLTVRETISFSANLRLPNMSSKEEVKQIVEATIVEMGLQDCADRQIGNWQLRGISGGEKKRLSIALEILIRPRLLFLDEPTSGLDSASAFFVIESIKNLARDGRTVISSVHQPSSEVFALFDDLFLLSGGETVYFGEAKVAVKFFAEAGFQCPSRRNPSDHFLRCINSDFDVVTATLKGSQRLLQETHKSSDPFMNLGTAAIKSALVEKYKHSDYPRKARSRIRELSAIQGLVIETIKGSQASWWKQLHTLTHRSFLNMHRDIGYYWSRIVIYTTVALCVGTLFYDVGTSYTAILARGACGGFITGFMTFMSIGGFPSFIEEMKVFYRERLNGYYGVAVFILSNFLSSFPFLFAVAIVTGTITFYMVKFRPEFSHYVFFCLNIFGCIAMVESVMMIVASLVPNFLMGIIAGAGVLGIMMMTAGFFRLLSDLPKPVWRYPISYIGYGAWSLQGAYKNDMLGLVFDPLVSGNPKLKGEDVVRNLFKIPLDHSKWWDLLAVYGLIVGYRLLFFVILKLKERLSPYFQSLYTKRALHRFKNRPSFKRKPSFPSKRYQNLHPLASQEGLNSPIP
- the LOC140970585 gene encoding ABC transporter G family member 15-like isoform X1, whose translation is MEIEAAADLEMGMPWNEGEAYLVWEDLTVVLPNFGQGPTKKLLHGLTGFAEPGRIMAIMGPSGSGKSTLLDALAGRLSRNIFMTGNILLNGKKQRLDYGGVAYVTQEDVLLGTLTVRETISFSANLRLPNMSSKEEVKQIVEATIVEMGLQDCADRQIGNWQLRGISGGEKKRLSIALEILIRPRLLFLDEPTSGLDSASAFFVIESIKNLARDGRTVISSVHQPSSEVFALFDDLFLLSGGETVYFGEAKVAVKFFAEAGFQCPSRRNPSDHFLRCINSDFDVVTATLKGSQRLLQETHKSSDPFMNLGTAAIKSALVEKYKHSDYPRKARSRIRELSAIQGLVIETIKGSQASWWKQLHTLTHRSFLNMHRDIGYYWSRIVIYTTVALCVGTLFYDVGTSYTAILARGACGGFITGFMTFMSIGGFPSFIEEMKVFYRERLNGYYGVAVFILSNFLSSFPFLFAVAIVTGTITFYMVKFRPEFSHYVFFCLNIFGCIAMVESVMMIVASLVPNFLMGIIAGAGVLGIMMMTAGFFRLLSDLPKPVWRYPISYIGYGAWSLQGAYKNDMLGLVFDPLVSGNPKLKGEDVVRNLFKIPLDHSKWWDLLAVYGLIVGYRLLFFVILKLKERLSPYFQSLYTKRALHRFKNRPSFKRKPSFPSKRYQNLHPLASQEGLNSPIP